CATCTCTGACGTGCCCGACGATTTTCCCGGTTTGGGCAAAGAGTGGCAGGGCAAGTATAACCTCTATTAACAATACACTTAATAGACGACCCAAATAACGAAATCCCATGTTATTCTCCTTATTATTTCGCTTACAAATTCGGCGGATCTAGCGAAAGGACTGTTCCTCCCATTAACAGTTACGATTTCTATATCACTGGTATTGCTTAACCGTCAGTACCCTCCGGATGCATACCAACCCGGCTCCCATTAGCAACTTTTGCGCTCTAAGCGATCCAGCAAAGATTATCTGAACCCCCATGCCGTTACATGGTATAGTGTCCAGGAGCAATGATACTCCATCTCCTGTGTTTCCAGTTTTTCCTGATTTATTAACGCAATCAATGCTGATTATGCCTTATTCTGTTACAGCATTTCTTCCAATTACACCCAGAAAGTAACTCGTCATCGGCACCTGATAATATCCCTGGGCATTTAGTGCAACATCTATGCGATATAACGGATCCTGCATCAGGGAAATCCTCCGGTCAGTTGTCGGAATGGTGGTCGAATATATCCTCAATGCGTCATCAGTATAGGTGATAATCTCTTCCCGCCAGTCGCCATACAGGTCAGCGCTCATTATAAACCATCCTTCAATATCCCCTGTCAGCATCGGACCGCGCCACTTTTCCACCGTCCCATTTTCGTAACTATAAAATTCCCGGAGCGGATCATCATCCCACCAGACGAGGGTCCGATCTCCGCTTGTCGGCGGTACTTCTCCCTTTATGACGTGACCCCGGGCAGTGTAATAGTGCCCTTGCTTGCCCCAGCATTCCATCCCGGGATACCGCGGATCGATATCCGCAACAAGCGCTTCATCCACCTGATCATCTTCAACCGGACGGTTCGTTCCAAAGATTAGATCACCCTTATGATAGGCATCCCAGAGCCCGATTCCGTTTTGTGGATGCGGATCTTCGTAGCTATACCAGATTTCGAGCCCAAGTCGTTGCGGATCCACATCGGTCAGATAAAACTCATCCGTATGACCGTAACCCGTGCTCCATAGGGTTTTCCCGTCGTTATCGATAGCAATCGAACCGTACAGAATCTCATCTTTGCCATCTTCATCAATATCGCCGATATCAATATTGTGGCCGCTTTGCCCCTGATACCGCCACCCGGCCATCTGGTTCGTCCAGCGCCACGCCTGCACTAACTTGCCGTCTTCCAGATACCACGCCTGCATCTTCTGGAGGCCATAAATACCCCGCAACATTATGATACTCGGAGTTTTTCCGTCCAGGTAAGCAACACCCAACATATTCCTGTTCATACGATTTCCTGAGTGGTCCCCCCAATGTTCGGGCTTACCGCGCGGGATCCAGTCGGTTTTGTCAATTTCTTCGCCGGTTTCACCGTTTAATACGGACAGATATTCCGGCCCTTCGATAATCCGGTCATTCTCATTAATGAAAGATTCTTCGAGGCTCGCTGCGTAGGAAGCCGTTTTCAGCGCTACTTCAGATTTCCCGTCACCGTTAAAGTCAAAGACCACCATTGGGGAATACCAGGTCCCCTGCGCAATATTCCACCCTAAATCTTTTCGCCACATGAATTCGCCCGATTGGCCATCATAAGCTTCTACTTTAAAAGACGCTTCACTTCTGCCTGCCCGACCCGGATCAACTCGACCGCCCGGACGCTTTACGACAAAATC
The sequence above is drawn from the Candidatus Neomarinimicrobiota bacterium genome and encodes:
- a CDS encoding silent information regulator protein Sir2 — translated: MAKQVIALISSFFISGLMFEVQAQTDIPDTHPNYGYYQYRNQFYNENATLGWAKDRVKENLNRGVVAVPRGNDEVYVGWRLLAEDPDNITFNVYRSSDGGEKVKINSEPIHRTNIVDTDVPLDQGNKWWVTSVIDGKEIMPEEGPPQDGGSEARGYQTISLRSDIDGKGIHKMGIGDLNGDGTYDFVVKRPGGRVDPGRAGRSEASFKVEAYDGQSGEFMWRKDLGWNIAQGTWYSPMVVFDFNGDGKSEVALKTASYAASLEESFINENDRIIEGPEYLSVLNGETGEEIDKTDWIPRGKPEHWGDHSGNRMNRNMLGVAYLDGKTPSIIMLRGIYGLQKMQAWYLEDGKLVQAWRWTNQMAGWRYQGQSGHNIDIGDIDEDGKDEILYGSIAIDNDGKTLWSTGYGHTDEFYLTDVDPQRLGLEIWYSYEDPHPQNGIGLWDAYHKGDLIFGTNRPVEDDQVDEALVADIDPRYPGMECWGKQGHYYTARGHVIKGEVPPTSGDRTLVWWDDDPLREFYSYENGTVEKWRGPMLTGDIEGWFIMSADLYGDWREEIITYTDDALRIYSTTIPTTDRRISLMQDPLYRIDVALNAQGYYQVPMTSYFLGVIGRNAVTE